From the Acidobacteriota bacterium genome, one window contains:
- a CDS encoding S8 family serine peptidase → MLDALPENGYELRDEENLILLNSGVLDTVNIALQQARAQQDRQAAAGPALRLVQFAGPIKPFWYNELLKTGVTIIAYVPHNTYLVYGDAAELMRLQEWATSRAYVQWDGGYEESFKLDPSVAELRAQKGAQTIPNQNDLFAIQLVNDATVNPDTLQIINALKLDPIKSQYRVLNYLNVIVRLPLSAVEKALVGRRDIVSIMRYAEPVKQDERQNIILTGNLTSGQPNAIDYLSYLNAQGLTQAQFSGSNFAVNVSDSGVDNATTLPNHFALYLGGNIASSSRIAYARFEGTPNLTSTLQGCDGHGTLNAHIIGGFVPSGNPFNIFPHADGQAFRYGLGVAPFVRLGSTIIFDPSRYTFPNLINVEARAYQDGARISSNSWGAPTNGAYTIDAQAYDALVRDAQPSNAPVPAAGNQEQVIVFSAGNGAVSGSIGSPGSAKNVITVGAAEGVNAFNGADGCNIADDQANNANDVANISSRGPTADGRNKPDLVAPGTHITGGVFQASNPGSNGTAADCYLNATFGITTCGGPGGIKFFPGGQQFYTASSGTSHAAPAVAGAAALVRQRFLNEGLTAPSPAMTKAVLLNTARYLTGNNANDSRWSNNQGLGEVNLTSFFGLFAQQTVLHDQLAAEIFTSSGQQRVFTGVIADSSKPLRITLAWTDAPGSTVGNAFVNNLDLEVTLNGQTYKGNVYQGEFSVTGGLADTRNNVESVTLPAGVTGSFVVTVKATNIAGDGVPNFGGALDQDFALVIANATQTTQPVISGGTATLVTETCLPANNMVDPAETVTMSLALQNVGTLGTSNLIATLQATGGVINPSAAQTYGVLAAGGPAVARNFTFTAVGVCGGTLSATLNLQDGATNLGNVSFAISLGQLMATTVNFNSSAALTIPSGAPATTTGPATPYPSTINVSGVTGTVSKVTVTLNGLTHTNPDDLDILLVGPTGQKVLLVSDCGGDTDLSNLSFTLDDAAVALPNATAISAGTFRPTNYGDGDIFNAPAPAGPYAEPSLTVFNNLNPNGTWSLYLMDDADGDTGALTGWRLNLTTTTATCCNNTTCGTLTVNPPTIPAGNIGNPYAQTFMQSGGTGAVSFGLVGALPVGLSFTPAGLLSGTPTQAGSFPLIVSVIDAQNCLGQRNYSLLIGDLAVATATLPDGKTGQPYAQNLQATGGIPAYTWSLLSGALPAGLSFNNAGALAGTPTQAGTFNFTVRVTDSQMVQAQKALSLKVNRVAVKADFDGDGKTDLSVWSPSTIAPSPNWTVLNSNNGLTATQQWGAGYTPYLDTIVPGDYDGDGKADHAIWRGQDSIWYIRKSSDGSFILDLWGANYAPYFDIPTPGDFDGDGKTDIAVWRRDGTWYVKRSSNGSFLLQALGQNGDIPVPADYDGDGKTDFAIFRPGALAPDPNWLILNSATNTVTSIQWGAGYAPYFDTPVPADYDGDGKADLAIWRGADSVWYIRKSSDFQPILRLWGASYAPYNDIPCPGDYDGDGKADIAVWRPASATWFVLRSSNGSFLGQGYGQSGDVPVPAYGVR, encoded by the coding sequence ATGCTTGATGCGCTCCCGGAAAATGGCTACGAGTTGCGAGACGAGGAAAACCTGATCCTGCTCAACAGCGGCGTGCTGGACACTGTAAACATTGCGTTGCAACAAGCACGTGCGCAGCAAGACCGCCAGGCTGCAGCCGGGCCAGCGTTGCGTTTGGTGCAATTCGCCGGCCCGATCAAACCATTTTGGTACAACGAACTGCTCAAAACCGGCGTCACGATCATCGCCTATGTCCCGCACAATACTTACTTGGTTTATGGCGATGCGGCGGAATTGATGCGATTGCAGGAATGGGCGACGAGCCGCGCCTATGTGCAGTGGGATGGCGGCTATGAAGAGTCTTTCAAGCTGGATCCCAGCGTGGCCGAACTGCGCGCGCAAAAGGGCGCACAAACAATTCCGAATCAAAACGATCTGTTCGCCATCCAACTGGTCAACGATGCCACCGTCAACCCGGACACGCTGCAAATCATTAATGCGCTAAAACTCGATCCCATCAAGTCGCAGTATCGAGTGCTGAACTATCTGAATGTGATCGTGCGGCTGCCCTTGAGCGCGGTTGAAAAAGCTTTAGTGGGCCGACGCGACATCGTCTCGATCATGCGCTACGCCGAACCGGTCAAGCAGGACGAGCGCCAGAACATCATCCTGACGGGCAACCTGACGAGCGGCCAACCGAACGCGATTGATTATCTGAGTTATCTCAATGCCCAGGGCCTCACCCAGGCGCAATTCAGCGGCTCGAATTTCGCCGTCAACGTTTCGGATAGCGGGGTTGATAACGCCACCACGCTCCCCAATCACTTCGCGCTTTATCTAGGCGGCAACATTGCCAGCAGCAGCCGTATCGCCTATGCCCGTTTTGAAGGGACGCCGAATCTGACCAGTACGCTGCAAGGTTGCGACGGCCACGGCACGCTCAATGCGCACATCATTGGGGGCTTTGTTCCATCGGGCAATCCGTTCAACATTTTTCCGCACGCCGACGGGCAAGCCTTCCGCTACGGCTTGGGTGTCGCGCCTTTTGTGCGTCTGGGTTCGACCATTATTTTTGACCCCTCGCGTTACACCTTTCCCAACCTGATCAATGTTGAAGCCCGCGCTTATCAGGATGGCGCGCGCATTTCGTCAAACAGTTGGGGAGCGCCCACCAATGGGGCTTACACGATTGATGCGCAGGCCTATGACGCGCTGGTGCGCGATGCGCAACCCAGCAATGCCCCCGTCCCCGCCGCCGGGAATCAAGAGCAGGTCATCGTGTTTTCGGCAGGCAATGGCGCGGTCTCCGGTTCCATCGGTTCGCCCGGCTCGGCAAAAAACGTCATCACGGTGGGCGCGGCGGAAGGCGTCAATGCGTTTAATGGCGCGGATGGTTGCAACATCGCCGATGACCAAGCCAACAACGCCAACGACGTAGCGAATATCTCCAGCCGGGGGCCAACCGCCGATGGCCGCAACAAACCCGATCTGGTCGCGCCCGGCACACATATCACGGGCGGTGTTTTTCAGGCCTCGAATCCGGGCAGCAATGGCACGGCTGCCGATTGTTACCTAAACGCGACCTTTGGGATCACGACATGCGGCGGGCCGGGCGGCATCAAATTCTTTCCTGGCGGGCAGCAGTTTTATACGGCCTCTTCCGGCACGAGCCACGCGGCCCCGGCGGTGGCAGGAGCAGCGGCTCTGGTGCGCCAACGATTCCTAAATGAAGGACTAACCGCGCCTAGCCCCGCGATGACCAAAGCCGTGCTGCTGAATACGGCGCGCTACCTGACCGGCAACAACGCCAATGACAGCCGCTGGTCAAACAACCAGGGCCTGGGCGAGGTCAACTTAACCAGCTTCTTCGGGTTGTTTGCACAACAGACTGTCCTGCACGATCAACTCGCCGCCGAAATCTTTACCAGTTCCGGCCAGCAGCGCGTCTTTACCGGCGTGATTGCGGATTCAAGCAAGCCGCTGCGCATTACGCTGGCCTGGACGGATGCGCCCGGTTCGACGGTCGGCAATGCCTTTGTCAACAATCTCGATCTCGAAGTCACGCTCAACGGCCAAACTTACAAAGGCAACGTCTATCAAGGCGAATTTTCAGTCACGGGCGGTTTGGCCGATACGCGCAACAATGTCGAAAGCGTCACGCTGCCTGCCGGTGTGACCGGTTCATTCGTCGTCACGGTCAAAGCCACCAATATCGCCGGTGATGGTGTGCCGAATTTTGGCGGCGCGCTTGATCAGGATTTTGCTCTGGTGATTGCCAATGCGACCCAAACCACGCAGCCCGTGATCAGCGGCGGAACTGCCACGCTGGTCACGGAAACCTGTCTGCCCGCCAATAACATGGTTGATCCGGCTGAGACCGTGACGATGAGTCTGGCACTGCAAAACGTAGGCACGCTTGGCACGTCCAACCTGATCGCGACCTTGCAGGCTACGGGCGGCGTCATCAATCCAAGCGCGGCGCAAACCTACGGCGTGCTCGCGGCAGGCGGCCCGGCGGTGGCGCGCAATTTCACCTTCACTGCGGTGGGTGTCTGCGGCGGCACGCTCAGCGCAACCTTGAATTTGCAGGATGGCGCGACCAATCTTGGCAATGTCAGTTTCGCCATCAGCCTGGGTCAGTTGATGGCGACGACGGTGAACTTTAACAGCAGCGCCGCGCTCACCATTCCGTCAGGCGCGCCCGCCACGACCACCGGCCCAGCCACGCCTTATCCCTCGACGATCAATGTTTCGGGCGTGACGGGCACGGTCAGCAAAGTGACGGTGACGCTGAACGGGCTGACGCACACGAACCCTGACGATCTGGACATCCTGCTGGTCGGGCCTACCGGGCAAAAAGTATTGCTTGTCTCTGACTGCGGTGGCGATACCGATCTCAGCAATCTGAGCTTCACCTTGGACGATGCAGCCGTAGCCTTGCCGAATGCCACAGCCATCAGCGCGGGCACGTTTCGCCCCACGAATTATGGCGACGGCGACATCTTCAATGCGCCCGCGCCCGCCGGGCCGTATGCCGAACCGAGTTTGACGGTCTTCAACAACCTGAACCCCAACGGCACGTGGAGCCTTTATTTGATGGACGATGCCGATGGCGACACAGGCGCGCTGACCGGCTGGCGCTTGAACCTGACGACGACGACCGCGACCTGTTGCAACAACACCACCTGCGGGACGCTCACGGTCAATCCGCCCACCATCCCGGCGGGTAACATCGGCAACCCTTATGCACAGACGTTTATGCAAAGCGGCGGCACGGGCGCAGTTTCTTTCGGCTTGGTTGGCGCGTTACCGGTGGGATTAAGTTTCACCCCGGCGGGCTTGCTTTCCGGCACACCGACTCAAGCAGGTAGTTTCCCGCTGATAGTGAGTGTGATTGATGCGCAAAATTGCCTGGGCCAACGCAACTACTCGCTCCTGATTGGTGATTTGGCTGTCGCGACAGCCACGTTACCGGATGGCAAAACCGGCCAACCCTACGCGCAAAACTTGCAGGCCACGGGCGGCATACCCGCTTACACCTGGAGCCTGCTATCCGGCGCACTGCCCGCCGGTTTGAGTTTTAATAACGCTGGCGCACTCGCGGGCACACCTACACAAGCCGGCACGTTTAACTTCACAGTGCGCGTGACGGATTCTCAAATGGTACAGGCGCAAAAGGCGCTCTCCTTAAAGGTCAATCGAGTGGCCGTCAAGGCCGATTTCGACGGCGACGGCAAAACCGATCTGAGCGTCTGGAGTCCCAGCACCATTGCGCCATCTCCGAATTGGACGGTGCTCAACAGCAACAATGGCCTAACCGCCACGCAGCAATGGGGCGCGGGTTATACACCGTATTTGGACACCATCGTGCCCGGCGATTACGACGGCGACGGCAAGGCCGATCACGCCATCTGGCGCGGGCAGGATTCGATCTGGTACATCCGCAAGTCTTCGGATGGCAGCTTCATTCTGGATTTGTGGGGCGCGAACTATGCGCCCTATTTCGACATTCCCACGCCGGGCGATTTCGACGGCGACGGCAAAACGGACATCGCCGTCTGGCGGCGCGATGGCACCTGGTATGTCAAACGCAGCAGCAATGGTTCGTTCTTGCTTCAAGCGCTGGGGCAAAACGGCGACATTCCGGTACCCGCCGATTACGATGGCGATGGCAAAACGGACTTCGCGATCTTCCGGCCTGGTGCGCTGGCGCCTGATCCGAACTGGTTGATCCTGAACAGCGCGACGAACACCGTCACCAGCATTCAGTGGGGCGCTGGCTATGCTCCCTACTTTGACACGCCTGTGCCAGCCGATTATGACGGCGATGGCAAAGCTGATCTGGCGATCTGGCGTGGCGCGGATTCGGTCTGGTACATCCGCAAGAGCAGCGATTTTCAACCGATCTTGCGTTTGTGGGGCGCTAGTTATGCCCCCTACAACGACATTCCCTGCCCTGGTGATTACGACGGAGATGGCAAGGCGGACATCGCCGTCTGGCGTCCGGCCAGTGCCACTTGGTTTGTGTTACGCAGCAGTAACGGCTCTTTCCTGGGGCAGGGGTATGGACAAAGCGGCGATGTGCCCGTGCCTGCCTACGGCGTGAGATAA